A genomic region of Streptosporangium lutulentum contains the following coding sequences:
- a CDS encoding cation transporter — MTALNLPNLAPARRASLRRRIRLLVAATITYNVVEAAVAITAGTLASSTALIGFGLDSIVEVASAAAVAWQFSGNDHEKREKTALRIIAISFFALAAYVTVDAVRALTGSGEAEHSTPGLVLAALSLLIMPFLSYAQRRAGRELGSASAVADSKQTLLCTYLSAVLLVGLALNSAFGWSWADPIAALVIAAVAVKEGREAWRGDACCAPNPLAAGTPVSASAACADACCPPERMPDDPPPDAHPRSVRLPR, encoded by the coding sequence GTGACCGCGCTGAACCTGCCGAACCTGGCTCCCGCCCGACGCGCCTCACTGCGACGCCGGATCCGGCTTCTGGTGGCCGCGACCATCACCTACAACGTGGTCGAGGCGGCGGTGGCCATCACCGCCGGCACCCTTGCCTCCTCGACCGCGCTGATCGGTTTCGGCCTGGACTCCATCGTGGAGGTCGCCTCGGCCGCCGCGGTGGCCTGGCAGTTCTCCGGCAACGATCACGAAAAGCGGGAGAAGACCGCACTGCGGATCATCGCGATTTCGTTCTTCGCGCTGGCCGCCTACGTCACCGTCGACGCCGTCCGTGCCCTGACCGGCAGCGGTGAGGCCGAGCACTCCACCCCCGGACTCGTGCTGGCCGCACTGTCCTTGCTGATCATGCCGTTCCTGTCGTACGCACAGCGGCGCGCGGGCCGCGAGCTCGGCTCCGCCAGCGCGGTGGCCGACTCCAAGCAAACCCTGCTGTGCACCTACCTGTCGGCCGTGCTGCTGGTCGGCCTCGCGCTCAACAGCGCCTTCGGCTGGTCCTGGGCCGACCCGATCGCCGCCCTGGTCATCGCCGCGGTCGCGGTCAAGGAAGGCCGCGAGGCCTGGCGCGGCGACGCCTGTTGTGCCCCGAACCCGCTCGCCGCCGGCACTCCTGTTTCGGCCTCCGCGGCGTGCGCCGACGCCTGCTGCCCGCCCGAAAGGATGCCCGATGACCCGCCGCCGGATGCCCACCCCCGTTCGGTCCGCCTACCACGCTGA
- a CDS encoding DUF3703 domain-containing protein, whose protein sequence is MTRRRMPTPVRSAYHAEMRAARVTADPQARWRHLERAHILSQPWPWPHTRNHVAMFALAVAQRDRREAFGQVVRIVVAAPGSALGRYPEGNTGRARVGLTEPMPIPPDLATILAG, encoded by the coding sequence ATGACCCGCCGCCGGATGCCCACCCCCGTTCGGTCCGCCTACCACGCTGAGATGCGCGCCGCCCGCGTCACCGCCGACCCTCAGGCACGCTGGCGGCACCTGGAGCGGGCACACATCCTGTCTCAGCCCTGGCCCTGGCCGCACACCCGCAACCACGTCGCCATGTTCGCCCTCGCCGTAGCCCAGCGCGACCGGCGTGAGGCGTTCGGCCAGGTGGTGCGAATCGTCGTGGCCGCGCCCGGCTCCGCATTGGGCCGCTACCCCGAGGGCAACACCGGCCGCGCCCGCGTCGGGCTGACCGAGCCCATGCCGATACCGCCCGATCTGGCCACCATCCTTGCCGGCTGA
- a CDS encoding ArsR/SmtB family transcription factor — protein sequence MTIDSEGGRCVSAEIAAGITPAAALFHSLADETRLRIVQRLARGEARVVDLTGELALAQSTVSKHLACLRDCGLVDYRAEGRQSFYALTHPELMDLLASAEQLLAATGHAVALCPTYGSDAGEESLEPATGRRPVS from the coding sequence ATGACGATTGATAGTGAGGGTGGTCGGTGTGTGAGCGCCGAGATCGCCGCGGGCATCACCCCGGCGGCCGCGCTGTTTCACTCATTGGCCGACGAGACCCGGCTGCGGATCGTGCAGCGCCTGGCGCGCGGCGAGGCCCGGGTGGTGGATCTGACCGGCGAGCTCGCCCTGGCCCAGTCCACCGTCTCCAAGCATCTGGCCTGCCTGCGTGACTGCGGGCTGGTCGACTATCGCGCCGAGGGCCGCCAGTCGTTTTACGCCCTGACCCATCCCGAGCTGATGGATCTGCTGGCCTCCGCCGAGCAACTGCTGGCCGCCACCGGTCACGCGGTCGCGCTCTGCCCCACCTACGGCAGCGACGCCGGCGAGGAAAGCCTCGAGCCGGCGACCGGAAGGAGACCGGTGTCGTGA
- a CDS encoding helix-turn-helix transcriptional regulator produces the protein MDEKEAARAAVREFLTTRRALVTPTDAGLPPQGTRRRVKGLRREEVALLAGVSPEYYVRLERGQATGPSAGVVGAVADVLRLDDDERAHLDRLLAALTPAARKRNRGAAKDLVTPGIRVLLDSMDHLPAMVFNGRFDVLAVNTLGRALLAPMYDLPGQPNSARFLFLDEPRARDLFPEWDRITADVVAMLRIEAGRHPDDPDLTELIGQLATRSTEFRTRWATNDVRIHRSGTKTFRHPLIGEVALPYETLRIDAVSSQTLTVYVPQPGTPEADAIRLLASWNADDQRNDNPTAGTRGQNPED, from the coding sequence ATGGATGAGAAGGAGGCCGCGCGGGCGGCGGTTCGCGAGTTCCTCACCACCCGCCGCGCCCTGGTCACCCCAACCGACGCCGGCCTTCCTCCTCAGGGCACCCGCCGTCGGGTGAAAGGCCTGCGCAGGGAGGAGGTCGCGTTGCTCGCCGGGGTCAGCCCGGAGTACTACGTGCGGCTCGAACGCGGCCAGGCGACCGGGCCCTCCGCCGGAGTCGTCGGCGCCGTCGCCGACGTCCTGCGTCTGGACGACGACGAACGCGCTCACCTCGACCGGCTGCTCGCCGCCCTGACCCCCGCAGCCCGCAAACGGAACCGCGGCGCGGCGAAGGATCTGGTCACCCCCGGAATCCGGGTGCTGCTCGACTCGATGGACCACCTACCCGCGATGGTCTTCAACGGCCGGTTCGACGTCCTCGCGGTCAACACACTGGGGCGCGCGCTCCTCGCACCGATGTACGACCTGCCCGGACAGCCGAACAGCGCCCGCTTCCTGTTCCTCGACGAGCCCAGGGCCCGAGACCTGTTCCCCGAGTGGGACCGGATCACAGCCGACGTCGTGGCGATGCTGCGCATCGAGGCCGGCCGCCACCCCGACGACCCCGACCTGACCGAACTGATCGGGCAACTCGCGACCCGCAGCACAGAATTCCGGACGCGCTGGGCGACCAACGACGTACGAATCCACCGATCCGGCACGAAGACCTTCCGGCACCCCCTCATCGGCGAGGTCGCACTGCCCTACGAGACCCTCCGCATCGACGCCGTCTCCAGCCAGACCCTCACCGTCTACGTCCCCCAGCCCGGCACCCCCGAAGCCGACGCGATCCGCCTCCTGGCCAGCTGGAACGCCGACGACCAGCGGAACGACAACCCGACAGCGGGAACACGCGGCCAGAACCCCGAGGACTAA
- a CDS encoding class I SAM-dependent methyltransferase — MVTSISRRHLSRILRAGKVTWQSTTTSKASNDPQFIRQDAAERGNRCLHPVAQRPRATEDQLRRQLNHPKLDQPITRPRLRDRPLARQIALDADAWTSEPAAVMTTLFDQLAPTWDAEHATNRLDALTDALERGGTLPTGICLEVGSGTGRHTAALAGAFEKVIAIDLAWQMASKQAVMSSVSLRNVPRIVAGRGGSTVVGVVVGRVGNRAPGGTF, encoded by the coding sequence GTGGTCACCTCGATCAGCCGCCGGCACCTGTCGCGGATCCTGCGCGCAGGCAAGGTGACCTGGCAGAGCACCACCACCTCGAAGGCCTCCAACGACCCGCAGTTCATTCGCCAAGATGCAGCAGAACGCGGCAATCGGTGCCTACATCCGGTGGCGCAACGCCCGCGCGCAACCGAAGACCAGCTTCGCCGCCAGCTCAACCATCCGAAGCTGGACCAACCAATTACCCGGCCAAGGTTGCGTGACAGGCCACTCGCCCGCCAGATCGCCCTCGACGCCGACGCCTGGACCTCTGAGCCGGCCGCCGTGATGACGACCCTGTTCGATCAGCTGGCACCGACCTGGGATGCCGAGCACGCCACCAACCGCCTGGACGCCCTGACTGATGCACTGGAGCGCGGCGGTACCCTGCCCACCGGGATCTGTCTGGAGGTCGGGTCCGGCACCGGCCGGCACACTGCTGCCCTGGCCGGTGCGTTCGAGAAGGTGATCGCCATTGATCTGGCCTGGCAAATGGCGTCGAAGCAAGCCGTCATGAGCTCCGTGTCCCTGCGGAACGTTCCGCGTATCGTCGCAGGGCGAGGTGGGTCGACTGTCGTCGGCGTGGTCGTCGGGCGGGTCGGCAACCGCGCTCCCGGCGGAACCTTCTGA
- a CDS encoding SDR family NAD(P)-dependent oxidoreductase produces the protein MKVLVTGGTSGLGLAMAFALATAGATVALTGRSGRRASSVAAELPGAVGIELDVRDESSVARAVDQAWSQLDGIDMLVNNAGIGMRTVNPRFMTHPQSFWEVPVGGFRAVIETNLTGYFLVAREVTPRMLAAGGGRIVNISVNHSTMHRAGFVPYGPSRAGSEALSRIMAADLRDTGVTVNLLLPGGATVTGMVPLDAAREGQGFLEPAVMGPPIVWLASDAAAGVHDERIVAVEFERWLRDRNGTR, from the coding sequence ATGAAGGTGCTGGTGACCGGCGGGACGAGCGGACTAGGACTCGCCATGGCCTTCGCCCTGGCCACGGCGGGAGCGACGGTCGCGCTGACCGGTCGATCCGGTCGGCGGGCGAGCTCGGTCGCCGCCGAACTGCCAGGAGCGGTCGGCATCGAGCTGGACGTGCGAGACGAGTCGTCGGTGGCCAGGGCGGTCGACCAGGCATGGTCGCAACTCGACGGCATCGACATGCTGGTGAACAACGCCGGGATCGGCATGCGCACGGTCAACCCGCGCTTCATGACGCACCCGCAGAGCTTCTGGGAGGTGCCAGTCGGCGGCTTCCGTGCGGTGATCGAGACCAATCTGACCGGCTACTTCCTGGTGGCGCGCGAGGTCACGCCACGGATGCTGGCCGCCGGCGGCGGCCGCATCGTCAACATCTCGGTGAACCATTCGACCATGCACCGAGCCGGGTTCGTCCCCTACGGGCCGTCGCGTGCCGGCAGCGAGGCGCTGTCTCGGATCATGGCCGCCGACCTGCGGGACACGGGCGTCACCGTCAACCTGCTGCTGCCCGGCGGCGCGACCGTCACGGGGATGGTGCCCCTCGACGCCGCGCGCGAAGGACAAGGGTTCTTGGAGCCTGCGGTGATGGGCCCGCCCATCGTCTGGCTGGCGTCCGACGCCGCGGCCGGCGTGCATGACGAGCGCATCGTGGCCGTCGAATTCGAGCGCTGGCTGCGCGACAGGAACGGCACACGGTAA
- a CDS encoding IS630 family transposase has protein sequence MERGPSTGDQPEVREHICLIAKTVPAEWGITGHSTWSLRTLAEHLVQRGVVAAISRQHLSRILRAGKVTWQTTTTWKTSNDPQFIAKMQRVLELYDQRPADGRVICADEFGPLNLMPRKGKRRRPAGSPARLRATYHRYQGVMHMISALDLATGKLYYRIRKRKRWREFLSFLKTLRTRWPGEKLYVIMDNYSPHKHPQVRSWAAEHDVELVFLPTYGSWPNWIESEFAALRYYALNGTDHRTHDEQNTAIGGYVRWLNTRAQPKTSFAASSPIRSWTSYPAKVA, from the coding sequence ATGGAGCGGGGGCCGTCCACCGGCGATCAGCCTGAGGTGCGTGAGCACATCTGCCTGATCGCCAAGACGGTCCCCGCCGAATGGGGCATCACCGGTCACTCCACCTGGAGTCTGCGTACCCTGGCCGAACATCTGGTCCAGCGTGGCGTGGTGGCCGCGATCAGCCGCCAGCACCTGTCGCGGATCCTGCGGGCCGGGAAGGTGACCTGGCAGACGACCACCACCTGGAAGACCTCCAACGACCCGCAGTTCATCGCCAAGATGCAGCGCGTGCTGGAGTTATACGACCAGCGGCCCGCCGATGGGCGGGTGATCTGCGCCGATGAGTTCGGGCCGCTGAATCTGATGCCCCGCAAAGGCAAACGCCGGCGGCCGGCCGGAAGCCCGGCCCGGCTGCGAGCGACCTACCACCGCTATCAAGGGGTCATGCACATGATCTCCGCGCTGGATCTGGCCACCGGCAAGCTCTACTACCGCATCCGTAAGCGCAAGCGTTGGCGGGAGTTTCTGTCCTTCCTGAAGACCCTTCGCACCCGCTGGCCCGGCGAGAAGCTGTATGTGATCATGGACAACTATTCGCCGCACAAGCATCCCCAGGTCCGCTCCTGGGCCGCTGAGCACGACGTCGAGCTGGTGTTCCTGCCCACATACGGCTCGTGGCCGAACTGGATCGAGTCCGAGTTCGCCGCCCTGCGCTACTACGCCCTCAACGGCACCGACCACCGCACCCATGACGAGCAGAACACGGCGATCGGCGGCTACGTCCGCTGGCTCAACACTCGCGCCCAGCCGAAGACCAGCTTCGCCGCCAGCTCACCCATCCGAAGCTGGACCAGTTACCCGGCCAAGGTTGCGTGA
- a CDS encoding DivIVA domain-containing protein has product MHDGHGVRADAIDIPLALPLGAGFSAGVSRLSPAAIRNQVFTVVRLREGYDLAEVDTFLDQVEAAFTLLMQENAELRAQAIAGEHAQPAQESAARIMAMAQDSAERVLAAADQQAQAILAQAHDRAAVSPQVSHAACREELERQVEEFNAFIADHNHRLQHSLQAQVSQLQKLLDEFTTLGEPVAFGDAVPRPPSPPRPMATGHPAGAHSATGRHPAPTPPTQQPAGPQACAPADGPDLEDD; this is encoded by the coding sequence ATGCACGACGGACACGGCGTCCGCGCCGATGCGATCGACATCCCTCTCGCCCTCCCGCTCGGCGCAGGATTTTCCGCCGGCGTAAGCCGGTTGAGTCCCGCCGCCATACGTAACCAGGTGTTCACCGTGGTCCGCCTGCGCGAAGGCTACGACCTGGCCGAAGTGGACACCTTCCTGGACCAGGTCGAAGCCGCCTTCACCCTGCTCATGCAGGAAAACGCGGAGCTGCGCGCCCAGGCGATCGCCGGCGAACATGCACAGCCGGCACAGGAAAGCGCGGCCCGGATCATGGCGATGGCCCAAGACAGCGCCGAGCGAGTGCTCGCCGCCGCCGATCAGCAAGCCCAGGCGATCCTGGCGCAAGCCCACGACCGTGCCGCCGTTTCGCCGCAGGTCAGCCACGCTGCCTGCCGAGAAGAGCTGGAACGCCAAGTTGAGGAGTTCAACGCCTTCATCGCCGACCACAACCACCGGCTCCAGCACAGCCTGCAGGCACAAGTCAGCCAGCTGCAGAAACTGCTCGATGAATTCACCACCCTCGGCGAACCCGTTGCCTTCGGTGACGCGGTGCCGAGGCCGCCGTCACCACCACGGCCGATGGCCACCGGCCACCCGGCGGGCGCGCACTCGGCCACCGGCCGACATCCGGCGCCGACACCACCGACCCAGCAACCGGCCGGACCGCAGGCGTGCGCACCTGCGGACGGCCCCGACCTCGAAGACGACTGA
- a CDS encoding helix-turn-helix domain-containing protein yields MVVARRPDVFVRPLSMEEGRKLQRITRTAKDPVKLRRAIVVMTSGQGQSVPDITSLMQVGEDYVRDVIHAFNERGFDALNPKWSGGRPPAISLRCVSTSA; encoded by the coding sequence GTGGTCGTGGCTCGTCGACCGGATGTGTTCGTCCGGCCCTTGTCGATGGAAGAGGGCCGCAAGCTGCAGCGCATCACCCGGACCGCCAAGGATCCGGTCAAGCTGCGCCGGGCGATCGTGGTGATGACGTCCGGTCAGGGCCAGAGTGTGCCGGACATCACCTCGTTGATGCAGGTCGGCGAGGACTATGTGCGCGATGTCATCCACGCTTTCAACGAGCGGGGGTTCGATGCGCTGAACCCAAAATGGAGCGGGGGCCGTCCACCGGCGATCAGCCTGAGGTGCGTGAGCACATCTGCCTGA
- a CDS encoding aldo/keto reductase, with translation MLGSLRVSRIGLGAMSMAGTLLSGGGLDDAESIRAIHRALDLGVTHIDTAESYGPYHSEEIVGQALQDRRDQVVVATKFGILSHAGDGTGLFDSSPANIRTAVEGSLRRLRTDRIDLYYQHRVDPSTPIEETIGTVAELVAEGKVLRIGLSEASPDTIRRAHAVHPIAALQTEYSLWTRDVETELLPLLRELGIGLVPYAPLGHGFLTGRIRTPEEIPDGDWRKTNPRFIGEAFSQNLQLVEEVRNIAAEVGAAPAQIALAWLVAQGEDIAPIPGSRRVARVEENTAADGVILTADQLQRLDNITPATGARHDDFNESTIDR, from the coding sequence ATGCTTGGGAGCCTGCGGGTTTCCCGGATCGGTCTGGGTGCCATGTCCATGGCCGGCACTCTCCTGTCCGGCGGCGGCCTGGACGACGCCGAATCCATCCGCGCCATCCATCGCGCGCTCGACCTCGGCGTCACCCACATCGACACCGCCGAAAGCTACGGTCCGTACCACAGCGAGGAGATCGTCGGTCAGGCGCTGCAGGATCGGCGCGACCAGGTCGTCGTCGCCACGAAGTTCGGCATCCTGTCCCATGCCGGGGATGGAACCGGCCTGTTCGACAGCAGTCCGGCCAACATCCGCACCGCCGTCGAGGGCTCCCTGCGGCGCCTTCGCACCGACCGGATCGATCTCTACTACCAGCACAGGGTCGACCCGAGCACCCCCATCGAGGAGACCATCGGCACCGTGGCCGAGCTGGTCGCCGAGGGCAAGGTCCTGCGCATCGGCCTGTCCGAGGCCTCGCCGGACACGATTCGCCGCGCCCACGCCGTGCACCCGATCGCCGCGTTGCAGACCGAATACTCCCTGTGGACCCGCGACGTCGAGACCGAGCTGCTGCCCCTGCTCCGCGAGCTGGGCATCGGCCTCGTCCCTTACGCGCCACTCGGGCACGGGTTCCTGACCGGCCGGATCCGCACACCGGAGGAGATCCCCGACGGTGACTGGCGCAAGACCAATCCGCGCTTCATTGGCGAGGCCTTCTCCCAGAACCTGCAGCTCGTGGAGGAAGTACGGAACATCGCCGCCGAGGTCGGTGCCGCCCCGGCACAGATCGCGCTGGCCTGGCTGGTGGCCCAGGGCGAGGACATCGCCCCGATCCCCGGCAGCCGGCGGGTCGCTCGCGTCGAGGAGAACACCGCCGCCGACGGCGTCATCCTGACCGCCGACCAGTTGCAGCGGCTCGACAACATCACGCCGGCCACCGGCGCCCGACACGACGACTTCAACGAGTCCACGATCGACCGCTGA
- a CDS encoding response regulator: MNDPLPIRVVVADDHPVFRSGLRTLVQESPLLEYLGEASGGEQVIALCREREPDVVLMDIRMPGVGGIEATRQIIAGQPAVGVLMLTMLEDDTSMFAALRAGARGYVLKGAAPDEIIRAITAVAAGEALFGAAVATRIASFLQPDLRGRDHPFPALSSRERDILDLLAAGRSNAAIAARLALSEKTVRNNVSNIFAKLQVADRPDAIVKAREAGLGSPD, encoded by the coding sequence ATGAACGACCCCCTGCCCATCCGCGTCGTGGTGGCCGACGACCACCCGGTGTTCCGTTCGGGACTGCGGACGCTGGTCCAGGAGAGCCCGCTGCTGGAGTATCTCGGTGAGGCCTCCGGCGGGGAGCAGGTCATCGCGTTGTGCCGGGAGCGGGAACCCGACGTCGTCCTCATGGACATCCGAATGCCGGGGGTCGGCGGCATCGAAGCGACCCGCCAGATCATCGCCGGACAGCCGGCCGTGGGCGTCCTCATGCTCACCATGCTCGAGGACGACACCTCGATGTTCGCGGCGCTGCGTGCGGGAGCGCGGGGGTACGTGCTCAAAGGTGCCGCGCCCGACGAGATCATCCGTGCCATCACCGCGGTAGCCGCGGGAGAGGCACTGTTCGGCGCCGCGGTGGCCACGAGAATCGCCTCGTTCCTCCAGCCCGACCTGCGCGGCAGGGATCACCCCTTCCCCGCCCTGTCATCCCGCGAACGCGACATCCTCGACCTCCTGGCGGCGGGCAGGTCCAACGCCGCGATCGCCGCACGGCTGGCGTTGAGCGAGAAGACCGTACGCAACAACGTCTCCAACATCTTCGCGAAACTCCAGGTCGCCGACAGACCCGACGCCATCGTCAAGGCGCGCGAAGCCGGTCTGGGCTCGCCGGACTGA
- a CDS encoding nuclear transport factor 2 family protein encodes MSTATSLTEQNRAIVEAMFAAANNGDVEGVFSYLSEDVAVIEPVFLPFGKAYHGKDEFLGLAQVLPNYLDVSKITVHYTIADGDRVAACVGITDVATGELTHFIEQFTVKDGKIVENRLFYHNAGTLIDQPKVV; translated from the coding sequence ATGTCCACAGCTACATCACTGACCGAGCAGAACCGCGCGATCGTCGAAGCCATGTTCGCGGCGGCGAACAACGGCGACGTCGAGGGAGTCTTCTCCTATCTGTCCGAGGACGTCGCGGTCATCGAGCCGGTGTTCCTGCCCTTCGGGAAGGCCTACCACGGCAAGGACGAATTCCTCGGCCTCGCCCAGGTCTTGCCGAACTACCTCGACGTCTCCAAGATCACGGTGCACTACACCATCGCCGACGGCGACCGCGTCGCGGCGTGCGTCGGCATCACGGACGTCGCGACCGGAGAGCTGACCCACTTCATCGAACAATTCACCGTCAAGGACGGCAAGATCGTCGAGAATCGGCTGTTCTACCACAACGCCGGCACCTTGATCGACCAGCCCAAGGTCGTGTAG
- a CDS encoding sensor histidine kinase — translation MRAHPAEVVTRAAVGVAVGLTVACTTVGVVHYTTLWSVLLPAVAVAFLSVPVVGAAMVRSDRRNAVGWILVAAGVGLPLACTGYLLAEAAYVGGADIPGAEWAGWWDGWPWVFAVGLVPTVGLLLFPDGRLPSPRWRPVLWVCVVQMTALLLGLLFSPALLDFPDQANPTALPGVWGSVAEGLGGAVALTAPLSTLAAWSVRRRLSRTREADQARALALVAPAAWLIAASWWGCLVIAVWGEATITALPAEVFGMLALAVTSWVAIRRYGLFDGRQVLNRTLVYGLLTTLVIAVYLAVAAAVRVLASDAVSGAVAVAAAVLIALPLRDVLQRTANRLVYGYRDDPYGALVRLGRRLEAAAAADQVLPGVARTVREALRLPYVAVRVGVATVAEAGRPASGACEEFPLVFAGETIGELVAQVRDEGPFTVSERGLLTGIAGQVAAAGHAVSLTEDLLRSRERLVGAAEEERRRLRRDLHDGLGPTLAGVVLGLHRARRHLLTDAAAAAGQMDTLTDQMQQAVADVRRLVYGLRPPALDELGLVGALNEQARSLGIIVVEGPARQPALPAAVEVAAYRIAMEAMTNTIRHARASHGTVRVVIDDALRLEISDNGTGLPDGYRAGVGITSMRERAAELSGTCVIEPRAPHGTLVRAVIPLEST, via the coding sequence ATGAGAGCACATCCAGCGGAAGTCGTGACGCGGGCCGCGGTCGGGGTGGCGGTAGGGCTGACGGTCGCGTGCACGACGGTCGGAGTGGTCCACTACACCACGTTGTGGTCGGTGCTGCTGCCGGCGGTCGCCGTCGCTTTTCTGTCGGTGCCGGTGGTCGGGGCCGCCATGGTGCGCTCCGACCGGCGCAACGCGGTGGGGTGGATCCTGGTGGCCGCCGGCGTCGGCCTGCCGCTGGCGTGCACCGGTTACCTGCTCGCCGAGGCCGCCTACGTCGGGGGTGCCGACATACCGGGTGCCGAGTGGGCGGGATGGTGGGACGGCTGGCCGTGGGTGTTCGCCGTGGGACTGGTGCCCACGGTCGGCCTGCTGCTCTTTCCCGACGGACGGCTTCCCTCGCCTCGCTGGCGCCCGGTGCTGTGGGTGTGCGTGGTCCAGATGACGGCGTTGCTGCTGGGGTTGCTGTTCTCCCCGGCCCTGCTCGACTTCCCCGACCAGGCCAACCCGACCGCGTTGCCGGGCGTGTGGGGTTCGGTGGCGGAGGGACTCGGCGGCGCCGTCGCCCTCACCGCACCGTTGTCCACCCTGGCGGCCTGGTCGGTGCGGCGGCGCCTCAGCCGCACCCGTGAGGCGGACCAGGCCCGCGCGCTCGCCCTGGTGGCCCCCGCCGCGTGGCTGATCGCGGCGTCGTGGTGGGGCTGCCTCGTCATCGCCGTCTGGGGAGAGGCGACCATCACCGCGCTGCCCGCCGAGGTGTTCGGGATGCTCGCGCTCGCGGTGACCTCATGGGTCGCGATCCGCAGGTACGGGCTGTTCGACGGTCGTCAGGTGCTCAACCGGACCCTGGTGTACGGGCTGCTGACCACGCTGGTCATCGCGGTCTACCTCGCCGTGGCCGCCGCCGTCCGGGTGCTGGCCTCCGACGCGGTGAGCGGGGCGGTCGCGGTCGCCGCCGCCGTACTGATCGCTCTCCCGCTGCGCGACGTGCTGCAGCGTACGGCCAACCGGTTGGTGTACGGCTATCGCGACGATCCGTACGGCGCGCTGGTGCGGCTCGGTCGTCGCCTTGAGGCCGCCGCGGCGGCCGACCAGGTGCTGCCCGGCGTCGCCCGCACGGTGCGGGAAGCCCTGCGGCTGCCCTACGTCGCCGTCCGGGTCGGCGTCGCGACCGTGGCCGAGGCCGGCCGCCCGGCGAGCGGCGCGTGCGAGGAGTTCCCGCTCGTGTTCGCGGGCGAGACGATCGGTGAGCTGGTCGCACAGGTGCGTGACGAGGGCCCCTTCACGGTGTCGGAGCGCGGGCTGCTCACCGGGATCGCCGGTCAGGTCGCCGCGGCCGGGCACGCCGTGTCGCTCACCGAAGACCTGCTGCGCTCGCGCGAACGCCTCGTGGGCGCGGCGGAGGAGGAACGGCGGCGACTGCGCCGTGACCTGCACGACGGGCTTGGCCCGACGCTGGCGGGAGTGGTCCTGGGACTCCACCGCGCACGGCGCCACCTGCTCACCGACGCCGCCGCGGCCGCCGGGCAGATGGACACGCTGACCGATCAGATGCAACAGGCCGTCGCCGACGTACGCCGGCTGGTGTACGGCCTGCGCCCACCGGCACTGGACGAACTGGGGCTCGTCGGCGCGCTGAACGAGCAGGCGCGTTCGCTCGGCATCATCGTGGTCGAGGGACCCGCCCGCCAGCCGGCACTGCCCGCGGCGGTCGAGGTCGCGGCGTACCGGATCGCCATGGAGGCGATGACGAACACGATCCGTCATGCGCGGGCGAGCCACGGCACCGTACGGGTCGTCATCGACGACGCGTTACGCCTGGAGATCTCCGACAACGGAACGGGGCTCCCGGACGGCTACCGCGCCGGAGTCGGCATCACCTCGATGCGCGAACGCGCCGCGGAGCTGAGCGGGACGTGCGTCATCGAGCCCCGTGCGCCGCACGGAACCCTGGTCCGCGCCGTCATCCCGCTGGAGAGCACATGA
- a CDS encoding MerR family transcriptional regulator encodes MLEVNRRPESGPAHSDPQMGLSIAEAARRTGVSAHTLRYYERAGLVVTTVDRTVGGWRRYHQFDLDWIVVCTKLRATGMPIKTIRRYAQLVSAGYGNEQERLALMEAHRADVTAKLAEIQENLKLIDHKINVYRGRLAAGDADQLWAPNRRAGAR; translated from the coding sequence ATGCTCGAAGTCAATCGGCGCCCCGAATCCGGGCCCGCTCACTCCGATCCCCAGATGGGCCTGAGCATCGCCGAGGCCGCCCGCCGTACCGGGGTCAGCGCGCACACCCTGCGCTACTACGAACGCGCCGGCCTGGTCGTCACCACCGTCGACCGCACCGTCGGCGGCTGGCGGCGCTACCACCAGTTCGACCTCGACTGGATCGTCGTCTGCACCAAGTTGCGGGCCACCGGCATGCCGATCAAGACCATCCGACGCTATGCCCAGCTCGTATCCGCCGGGTACGGCAACGAGCAGGAACGGCTTGCCCTCATGGAGGCCCACCGCGCCGACGTGACCGCCAAGCTCGCTGAGATACAGGAAAACCTCAAGCTCATCGACCACAAGATCAACGTCTATCGAGGCCGGCTCGCCGCCGGCGACGCCGACCAGCTATGGGCACCCAACCGCCGAGCGGGTGCCCGCTGA